The following proteins come from a genomic window of Theileria equi strain WA chromosome 2 map unlocalized gcontig_1105316255037, whole genome shotgun sequence:
- a CDS encoding signal peptide containing protein (encoded by transcript BEWA_039900A) yields MKILVVLHVLGLLGLCSCKGVPRYAFKGTGYDNVTLDLANPDETYVFVTDSHHGNLDYRMFSARVQDSLAKIVYNGEVVWESGHGNNANSVHLISSGGVAYLAEVIKGNVWSPVSSFHERESGTWVQVDKTYYEKRSHALFDEKAEFDVAINISKPSKSDISVYEHNVNGLSYKRFVPKHGMNVSSIVDDVMPIWKKLDASKVTGVSTFSAYGRSVCRFDIIDAKNKLSQQYFEKVNDVWKSLGSTSFFKKISELREAGASTLEVDVLSSQKGPFNNSVYNDYGVETRLVSPFLGFKIAALYHGEERVWEGKSGEYCTSATFFKRGSLYICSVKTADKELFFEHFDGHWAQIDADTFQDRHGKITITGRLSDKSSTLEVDVLSSQEGSFTNTVYNDYGVETRLVSPFLGFKIAALYHGEERVWEGKDGEYCTSATFFKRGSLYICSVKTADKELFFEHFDGHWAQIDADTFQDRHGKITITGRLSDKSSTLEVDVLSSQEGSFTNTVYNDYGVETRXVSPFLGFKIAALYHGEERVWEGKDGEYCTSATFFKRGSLYICSVKTADKELFFEHFDGHWAQIDADTFQDRHGKITITGRLSEKSSAFNEAEHSIDIYTLDITALPEETETVKPEEDSPYTFSIVAHGTPITKVVDGDSTIWTGSDEEFCISSSFLSDGRKNLLAQIAVEGHNEETELLYFQKRTFGWYQITEELYDFLIKRLNLVKEDGFLTTSFCVVPLLFAVVSGISAF; encoded by the coding sequence ATGAAGATACTGGTTGTATTACACGTACTTGGTCTCTTGGGACTATGCAGCTGCAAGGGTGTCCCAAGATATGCATTCAAGGGAACCGGTTATGACAATGTCACCCTTGATCTGGCTAACCCAGACGAAACATACGTATTCGTTACTGATTCACACCATGGAAATCTCGACTACCGCATGTTCTCCGCGCGTGTTCAAGATTCGCTTGCCAAAATTGTGTACAACGGAGAAGTTGTTTGGGAATCTGGACATGGCAACAATGCTAATTCTGTGCATCTTATCTCCAGCGGCGGAGTAGCTTATCTTGCTGAGGTAATCAAGGGTAACGTATGGTCTCCcgtttcttctttccacGAACGCGAAAGTGGCACATGGGTACAAGTAGATAAGACATACTATGAAAAGAGGTCCCACGCGCtctttgatgaaaaggCCGAGTTTGATGTAGCAATCAACATTTCCAAGCCAAGCAAGTCCGACATTTCTGTTTATGAGCACAACGTTAATGGACTGAGCTACAAGCGTTTCGTCCCCAAGCATGGTATGAATGTTTCATCCATTGTAGATGATGTTATGCCCATATGGAAGAAGTTAGATGCCTCCAAGGTTACCGGTGTTTCGACATTCTCTGCTTACGGACGTTCTGTGTGCAGATTTGATATTATCGATGCCAAGAACAAGCTTAGCCAAcaatattttgaaaaggtaaacGATGTTTGGAAGTCATTAGGCTCTACCTCCTTCTTCAAAAAGATTAGTGAACTTAGAGAAGCCGGTGCCTCCACTTTAGAGGTTGATGTTCTTTCTTCACAAAAGGGTCCGTTCAACAACAGTGTCTACAACGATTACGGTGTTGAGACCCGATTGGTTTCCCCTTTCCTTGGATTCAAGATTGCTGCCTTGTATCACGGTGAGGAACGTGTTTGGGAAGGAAAGAGTGGTGAATACTGCACTAGTGCCACCTTCTTCAAGAGAGGTAGCTTGTATATTTGCTCAGTTAAGACCGCTGATAAGGAACTATTCTTTGAGCACTTCGATGGACATTGGGCTCAGATCGATGCTGATACCTTCCAAGATCGTCATGGCAAGATTACCATTACAGGAAGGCTTTCAGATAAGTCATCCACTTTAGAGGTTGATGTTCTTTCTTCACAAGAGGGTTCATTCACCAACACTGTCTACAACGATTACGGTGTTGAGACCCGATTGGTTTCCCCTTTCCTTGGATTCAAGATTGCTGCCTTGTATCACGGTGAGGAACGTGTTTGGGAAGGAAAGGATGGTGAATACTGCACTAGTGCCACCTTCTTCAAGAGAGGTAGCTTGTATATTTGCTCAGTTAAGACCGCTGATAAGGAACTATTCTTTGAGCACTTCGATGGACATTGGGCTCAGATCGATGCTGATACCTTCCAAGATCGTCATGGCAAGATTACCATTACAGGAAGGCTTTCAGATAAGTCATCCACTTTAGAGGTTGATGTTCTTTCTTCACAAGAGGGTTCATTCACCAACACTGTCTACAACGATTACGGTGTTGAGACCCGATTKGTTTCCCCTTTCCTTGGATTCAAGATTGCTGCCTTGTATCACGGTGAGGAACGTGTTTGGGAAGGAAAGGATGGTGAATACTGCACTAGTGCCACCTTCTTCAAGAGAGGTAGCTTGTATATTTGCTCAGTTAAGACCGCTGATAAGGAACTATTCTTTGAGCACTTCGATGGACATTGGGCTCAGATCGATGCTGATACCTTCCAAGATCGTCATGGCAAGATTACCATTACAGGAAGGCTCTCCGAAAAATCCTCTGCTTTTAACGAGGCTGAACACAGTATTGATATCTACACTCTTGATATTACTGCTCTTCCAGAGGAGACTGAGACTGTCAAGCCAGAGGAAGATAGTCCATACACTTTCTCAATTGTTGCTCATGGTACCCCAATCACCAAGGTTGTCGACGGAGATTCTACCATATGGACCGGTTCCGATGAGGAATTCTGCATctcatcttccttcttgTCTGacggaaggaagaacttGTTGGCCCAGATAGCTGTAGAGGGACACAACGAGGAGACTGAGCTTCTCTACTTTCAGAAGAGAACTTTTGGATGGTATCAAATTACCGAGGAGTTGTACGACTTTTTGATCAAGAGACTAAACCTTGTCAAGGAAGATGGCTTCTTGACCACTTCCTTCTGTGTTGTTCCACTCTTGTTTGCCGTTGTTTCTGGCATTTCCGCATTTTAA